In a single window of the Niabella ginsenosidivorans genome:
- a CDS encoding C1 family peptidase — MSKINVAAIQSSIDESGLTWQAASNEFTALTEAELKYFLGYTPGPKELSLSAREKIAEKTLKTFLLSAAGKGIRKKKAFGYPALFDWRNRGGANYVTPIKNQSSCGSCVAFGTVATAETAYRIQRGNASLAIDFSEAQLFYCYARSEGRNCANGWWPDRALIAFRDKGLVDEACFPYTPGDQACSTCSNAADRLLKISGFTKLTTTAAMKDWISTRGALVACFSVYNDFYSYRSGVYRKTAAATFIGGHCVSIVGYDDVSQCWICKNSWGAGFGESGFFRIGYGQCGIDAEMYAINSIIETLWTGAQKIIGLWSNEAANNAWAYINSFGWRKISPASDNIHLNLLTQCISAKSRGAAVSIHLTNGIIDQIYN; from the coding sequence ATGTCAAAGATTAACGTAGCCGCCATTCAATCATCCATCGATGAGTCCGGCTTAACCTGGCAGGCCGCCAGTAATGAATTTACCGCGCTGACGGAGGCGGAATTGAAATATTTTCTGGGATATACGCCCGGTCCTAAAGAGCTTTCCCTGAGCGCAAGAGAAAAGATAGCTGAGAAAACCCTGAAAACCTTCCTGCTTTCTGCTGCAGGGAAAGGCATCAGAAAGAAAAAAGCATTTGGATACCCCGCTCTTTTTGACTGGCGCAACAGGGGCGGCGCCAATTATGTTACGCCCATTAAAAATCAGAGTTCCTGTGGCTCCTGCGTGGCCTTTGGTACCGTTGCAACCGCGGAAACGGCCTATCGTATTCAAAGAGGCAATGCCAGCCTGGCCATTGATTTTTCAGAAGCGCAATTGTTTTATTGTTATGCCAGAAGTGAAGGGCGCAATTGTGCCAATGGGTGGTGGCCGGATAGGGCTCTGATTGCTTTCAGGGATAAAGGACTGGTGGATGAAGCCTGCTTTCCCTACACACCGGGCGACCAGGCCTGTAGTACCTGCAGCAATGCGGCAGACCGGCTGCTGAAGATTTCTGGCTTTACAAAACTGACAACCACGGCAGCCATGAAGGACTGGATCAGTACCCGTGGGGCATTGGTGGCCTGTTTTTCCGTATATAACGACTTTTATTCTTACCGTTCAGGGGTCTACCGCAAAACGGCTGCTGCCACCTTTATTGGAGGCCATTGTGTGAGTATTGTGGGGTATGATGACGTAAGCCAGTGCTGGATCTGCAAGAACAGCTGGGGAGCCGGTTTCGGCGAATCAGGTTTTTTCAGGATAGGTTACGGCCAGTGTGGTATTGATGCGGAAATGTATGCTATTAACAGCATTATTGAAACATTATGGACCGGCGCTCAAAAGATCATCGGGTTATGGTCCAATGAGGCGGCCAATAATGCCTGGGCCTATATTAACAGTTTTGGATGGAGAAAGATCTCTCCAGCCAGTGATAATATACACCTGAATTTGCTTACCCAATGTATTTCTGCCAAGAGCAGGGGCGCAGCGGTAAGTATTCACCTGACCAATGGGATCATCGACCAGATCTATAATTAA
- a CDS encoding C1 family peptidase: protein MAKVSKEVPRALGWIPDIPDARDFIYAAPLKVLLKIPAKIDLRKTCPPVYDQGSLGSCTANALGAAVEFGKKKKRKKTFRPSRLFLYYNERVMMNTVSADSGAYLRDGIKSLNKQGICPEKDWPYIESRFTQKPPASCYKAALKNQVLSYWRVPVNLLSVKGCLADGYPFAFGFTVYESFMTKKVANKGVMPMPDIAKESVLGGHAVLAVGYDDARQAVLVRNSWNTAWGIRGYFWMPYAYISNTAYCQDFWTIRDVE from the coding sequence ATGGCAAAAGTATCCAAAGAAGTTCCAAGAGCGCTGGGGTGGATTCCAGACATTCCCGATGCAAGGGATTTTATTTATGCAGCTCCTTTAAAAGTGCTGCTGAAGATACCCGCAAAAATTGATTTGCGAAAAACCTGTCCCCCCGTTTATGACCAGGGGAGCCTGGGCAGTTGCACCGCCAATGCGCTGGGTGCAGCGGTTGAATTTGGGAAAAAGAAAAAACGGAAAAAAACATTCCGCCCATCCCGTTTGTTCCTGTATTACAACGAGCGGGTAATGATGAATACAGTTAGTGCCGACAGCGGCGCCTACCTGAGGGATGGAATAAAATCCTTAAATAAGCAGGGCATCTGCCCGGAGAAAGACTGGCCTTATATAGAAAGCCGGTTTACGCAAAAGCCTCCTGCATCCTGTTATAAGGCTGCGCTGAAGAACCAGGTATTATCTTATTGGAGGGTACCGGTAAACCTTCTGTCCGTTAAAGGGTGCCTGGCAGACGGTTATCCCTTTGCATTCGGTTTTACCGTATACGAAAGTTTCATGACAAAAAAAGTGGCCAATAAAGGAGTGATGCCGATGCCTGATATTGCAAAAGAAAGTGTCCTGGGCGGCCATGCTGTTCTTGCTGTAGGATATGATGACGCGCGGCAGGCGGTGCTTGTAAGGAACTCCTGGAATACTGCCTGGGGCATCAGGGGGTATTTCTGGATGCCCTATGCCTATATTTCCAATACCGCTTACTGTCAGGACTTCTGGACGATAAGAGATGTGGAATAA
- a CDS encoding AraC family transcriptional regulator codes for MKPELEHIEHIKGNASFVVYNYEAGYFPFKWHYHPEYELTLITCGAGKRLVGDSYEDFLQEDLVLLGPGLPHTWVSEPSGKRVAAVVIQFSETFIQPFLQYAECKNVFSLLKKSKKGLLFKRIHAKDIITTIKRLPDIDELDKLLSLIHILNELSKLSPRILSATVSAYPGSAAAEERINKVSHYIYQHYKRSLQLHDVARLLHLSPGAFCNFFKKATGKTFSDYVNDVRIGKACALLLESDDAIATIACKVGFESLSYFNRVFYNKKSITPGAFRRRLKEHLIL; via the coding sequence ATGAAGCCGGAGCTGGAGCATATTGAGCACATAAAAGGCAATGCAAGCTTTGTTGTATATAACTATGAAGCCGGCTATTTTCCTTTTAAGTGGCACTACCACCCGGAGTATGAGCTTACGCTGATCACCTGCGGAGCAGGCAAGCGCCTGGTGGGCGATAGCTATGAAGATTTTTTACAGGAAGACCTGGTACTGCTGGGTCCCGGCCTGCCGCATACATGGGTAAGCGAGCCTTCCGGGAAACGGGTGGCTGCTGTTGTTATCCAGTTCTCGGAAACATTTATACAACCGTTCCTGCAATATGCTGAATGCAAAAATGTTTTCTCCCTGCTGAAAAAATCAAAAAAAGGATTGCTCTTTAAAAGAATACATGCAAAAGATATCATTACAACAATAAAACGATTACCGGATATTGATGAACTGGATAAATTGCTCAGTCTTATTCATATTCTGAATGAGCTCAGTAAGCTTTCGCCACGCATATTAAGTGCAACGGTCAGCGCTTACCCGGGATCTGCTGCTGCAGAAGAACGCATCAATAAAGTATCACACTATATCTATCAACATTATAAAAGGTCATTGCAGTTACATGATGTAGCAAGGCTGCTGCATCTTTCTCCCGGTGCCTTCTGCAATTTCTTTAAAAAGGCAACCGGCAAAACTTTTTCGGACTATGTAAACGATGTGCGTATTGGAAAAGCCTGTGCACTGCTGCTGGAATCAGATGACGCCATAGCAACGATTGCCTGCAAAGTAGGGTTTGAAAGCCTCTCTTATTTTAACCGTGTTTTTTATAATAAAAAGAGTATAACGCCAGGCGCCTTCCGCCGCCGGCTAAAAGAGCACCTCATTTTATAG
- a CDS encoding phytanoyl-CoA dioxygenase family protein, translating into MAVPETILKELEQPYEVTKENIDSYNKNRFIKLKQVLSPEAVAFFNKVIDEQVHKMNQVRTDLSERDTYGKAFLQLFNLWRENEDVKALVFSKRLGKIAADLMQVEGVRMYHDQALFKEGGGGITPWHADQYYWPLETDKTITAWIPLQATPLEMGPLEFSAGSHQIVEGRELAIGDESETIIQQRLKVTDFKHVVEPFEIGEISFHSGWVFHRAGANLTNEMRRVMTIIYMDRDMKLKAPENKNQQNDWDTWCPGATIGEIINTPINPVLYEPSRS; encoded by the coding sequence ATGGCAGTACCGGAAACTATTTTAAAAGAATTAGAACAGCCTTATGAGGTTACAAAAGAAAATATTGACAGCTATAATAAAAACCGTTTTATAAAGCTAAAGCAGGTATTATCGCCGGAGGCGGTTGCCTTCTTTAATAAGGTAATTGATGAGCAGGTGCATAAAATGAATCAGGTGCGTACGGACCTTTCTGAAAGAGACACTTACGGCAAGGCTTTTCTGCAACTGTTCAATTTATGGCGTGAGAACGAGGATGTGAAGGCACTTGTGTTCAGCAAAAGGCTGGGAAAAATTGCAGCAGACCTGATGCAGGTGGAAGGCGTACGGATGTATCATGATCAAGCGCTTTTTAAGGAAGGAGGCGGTGGCATTACGCCCTGGCATGCTGATCAATATTACTGGCCGCTGGAAACAGACAAAACAATTACCGCCTGGATCCCTTTACAGGCAACACCTTTGGAAATGGGGCCACTGGAATTCAGCGCCGGCAGCCACCAGATCGTGGAAGGAAGGGAGCTGGCTATTGGTGATGAAAGCGAAACCATTATACAGCAACGCTTAAAGGTTACGGATTTTAAACACGTTGTTGAACCTTTTGAAATTGGGGAAATAAGTTTTCATTCCGGGTGGGTTTTTCACAGGGCGGGAGCAAATTTAACCAATGAGATGCGCCGGGTAATGACCATCATTTATATGGACCGGGACATGAAACTGAAGGCGCCGGAAAATAAAAATCAGCAGAACGATTGGGATACCTGGTGCCCGGGCGCAACAATCGGTGAGATCATCAATACCCCTATTAACCCGGTCTTATACGAACCCTCCCGTTCATAA